A portion of the Stigmatella aurantiaca DW4/3-1 genome contains these proteins:
- a CDS encoding MGH1-like glycoside hydrolase domain-containing protein, whose translation MTTNACSLKGPSGVGPCQRHRVYATALWGVALLAIVAVPSRASARGSPSSYSPASRTVVPIRVHSATSSVSAPQNVLSGAATRLSGSNASVVYDFGKEVGGLVTLSFSGASGAGQQLGLAFSESSLYIGKDSDLSNGGASPDGALYASVSGAGTYTMPTDKLRGGFRYLTLFLTTSGWVDLTGISLNFTPAPGKSNPQDYANYFASNDPLLDKIWYAGAYTVQMNTIGSNQGRVWGPPASGWQNNATVGVGTSVLVDGAKRDRTVWAGDLGIALPTQYVSTNDTVSTRNAIAMLFQAQRPSGELQWGGSPFNLWGSTTYSMWALIGTASYYTYSGDKAWLDSIWSKYKLTMNFALSQVGTNGLISIPKAYREDWARVYPEGENIEANAILYAALLGGAQLADVENDAASASAWRTRAATLKSAVNARLWNPAVGLYRDNPTSTLYPQDGNSLAVWYKLTDSPAKDASIVRAFTARWNHIGALTPEKNDGGKIGTFPGSMELQAHLTAGDDVNALILMRREWGHMLSSPIGTASTFWEGMDYHGSLDPAYGGSFVSAAHGWASGPTFALTFYVLGLMPLGPDGRYQFIPHPGDLTHVEGSITLPQGLVSGSWDYSAPAGTFTAKLTSPAGSSGTLGVPTYGASNVSVTVNGATAWSSGAFRSVPGISGGSTDGRYIYLTGVAPGTYTLAASGVVAPPPFTVSMLPNALPPGFTLCAAEGGTCTPNGSQVLAYGAGAYVYRLISGPTPCTTASFGGTDPAYNVLKSCYLAPAGGPVGFTACAAEEGTCTFSGMRQVAYGRNGAFRFQVANGSIACTNEAFGTDPLPNASKSCYVASADAPPPGNWSRCAIEGNSCTVPSGQPLAFGANGAFWSVTASGTTICNSGAFGVDPLFGTAKACYTQSGAPAGFGTLCSAEKGTCAFSGQKTVAYGANGAFVYKTFTGGTPCTAAAFGGADPLYGVAKSCYLP comes from the coding sequence ATGACAACGAATGCGTGTTCCCTGAAGGGCCCGTCTGGGGTGGGCCCCTGCCAGCGTCACCGCGTGTACGCCACGGCGCTGTGGGGTGTGGCGCTCTTGGCCATCGTGGCCGTCCCGTCCAGAGCGTCCGCGCGAGGCTCTCCCTCCAGCTATTCGCCGGCGTCCCGCACCGTGGTGCCCATCCGTGTGCACAGCGCTACCAGCTCGGTGAGTGCCCCTCAGAACGTGCTTTCCGGAGCGGCCACCCGTCTCTCTGGCTCGAACGCCTCCGTCGTCTATGACTTTGGCAAGGAAGTCGGCGGGCTGGTGACGCTGAGCTTCTCGGGCGCGAGCGGCGCGGGCCAGCAGCTCGGGCTCGCCTTCTCCGAATCGTCTTTGTACATCGGCAAAGACAGCGATCTGAGCAACGGGGGCGCAAGCCCCGACGGGGCGCTCTACGCCAGCGTCTCGGGAGCGGGAACCTACACGATGCCGACGGACAAACTCCGGGGCGGCTTCCGTTACCTCACCCTGTTCCTGACGACCTCCGGCTGGGTCGACCTCACCGGCATCTCCCTGAACTTCACCCCCGCGCCCGGAAAGTCGAACCCCCAGGACTACGCCAACTACTTCGCCTCCAATGATCCCCTGCTCGACAAGATCTGGTACGCCGGGGCCTACACGGTGCAGATGAACACCATTGGGTCCAACCAGGGCCGCGTCTGGGGGCCCCCGGCCTCGGGCTGGCAGAACAACGCCACCGTGGGCGTGGGCACGAGCGTGCTCGTCGACGGCGCGAAGCGCGACCGGACGGTGTGGGCGGGAGATCTCGGCATCGCACTGCCCACCCAGTACGTGTCCACCAACGACACCGTGTCGACACGCAACGCCATCGCGATGCTCTTTCAAGCCCAGCGGCCCTCGGGCGAGTTGCAGTGGGGCGGCTCGCCCTTCAACCTCTGGGGCTCCACCACGTACAGCATGTGGGCCCTGATCGGCACCGCGTCCTATTACACGTACTCGGGGGACAAGGCGTGGCTGGATTCCATCTGGAGCAAATACAAGCTCACGATGAACTTCGCCCTCTCCCAGGTGGGCACCAACGGACTGATCAGCATTCCCAAGGCCTACCGTGAGGACTGGGCCCGGGTGTATCCGGAAGGCGAAAACATCGAGGCCAACGCGATCCTCTACGCCGCGCTGCTCGGCGGCGCCCAGCTCGCGGACGTGGAGAACGATGCCGCGAGCGCCTCCGCCTGGCGGACCCGGGCGGCGACGCTCAAATCCGCCGTCAACGCCCGGCTCTGGAACCCCGCCGTCGGCCTGTACCGCGACAACCCCACGAGCACCCTCTACCCACAGGACGGCAACTCCCTGGCCGTCTGGTACAAGCTCACCGACAGCCCGGCGAAGGACGCGAGCATCGTCCGCGCCTTCACCGCGCGCTGGAACCACATTGGCGCGCTCACCCCGGAGAAGAATGACGGCGGGAAGATCGGCACCTTTCCGGGCTCGATGGAGCTCCAGGCGCACCTGACCGCGGGCGATGACGTCAACGCGCTCATCCTCATGCGGCGCGAGTGGGGCCACATGCTCAGCAGCCCCATCGGCACGGCCAGCACCTTCTGGGAAGGAATGGATTACCACGGCTCGCTCGATCCCGCTTACGGCGGCTCCTTCGTAAGCGCCGCGCACGGGTGGGCGTCGGGCCCCACGTTCGCCCTCACTTTCTATGTGCTGGGCCTCATGCCCCTGGGGCCAGACGGGCGCTACCAATTCATCCCCCACCCCGGAGACCTCACCCATGTCGAGGGCTCCATCACCCTTCCCCAGGGCCTGGTGTCTGGCTCCTGGGATTACTCCGCCCCCGCGGGCACCTTCACCGCGAAGCTGACGAGCCCCGCGGGCAGCAGCGGCACCCTTGGCGTCCCCACCTATGGCGCCTCCAACGTGAGCGTCACCGTCAATGGCGCCACCGCCTGGTCCAGCGGGGCCTTCCGGAGCGTTCCCGGCATCAGCGGCGGCTCCACCGATGGGCGCTACATCTACCTGACAGGCGTGGCCCCCGGCACCTATACCCTGGCGGCCAGTGGCGTCGTCGCGCCCCCGCCCTTCACCGTGTCGATGCTGCCCAACGCACTGCCGCCCGGCTTCACCCTGTGCGCGGCCGAGGGGGGCACCTGCACACCCAACGGCTCCCAGGTGCTGGCCTACGGCGCGGGTGCCTACGTCTACCGGCTCATCAGCGGTCCCACCCCCTGCACCACCGCCTCCTTCGGGGGAACCGATCCGGCGTACAACGTCCTGAAGTCTTGTTACCTGGCCCCCGCGGGAGGGCCCGTGGGATTCACCGCGTGCGCCGCTGAGGAGGGCACCTGCACCTTCTCCGGGATGAGGCAGGTGGCCTATGGCCGCAACGGGGCGTTCCGCTTCCAGGTCGCCAACGGCAGCATCGCCTGCACGAACGAGGCCTTCGGCACGGACCCGCTGCCCAATGCCAGCAAGAGCTGCTACGTCGCCTCGGCCGACGCGCCCCCGCCCGGCAACTGGAGCCGTTGCGCGATCGAAGGCAACTCGTGCACGGTGCCCAGCGGACAGCCCCTGGCCTTCGGAGCCAATGGGGCCTTCTGGAGCGTCACCGCCAGCGGCACCACCATCTGCAACAGTGGCGCGTTCGGAGTGGACCCGCTCTTCGGCACCGCGAAGGCTTGCTACACCCAGAGCGGAGCCCCCGCGGGCTTCGGAACGCTGTGCTCGGCGGAGAAAGGCACTTGCGCCTTCAGCGGCCAGAAGACCGTGGCCTACGGGGCCAATGGGGCCTTCGTCTACAAGACCTTTACTGGCGGCACCCCGTGCACGGCAGCGGCGTTCGGCGGAGCCGATCCCCTCTACGGCGTCGCCAAGTCCTGCTATCTCCCCTGA
- a CDS encoding spore-associated protein A — MPRFWILNAFLLSTLVACGGPEDDRSNVIGNGNATEEVEAEDSYSALAYNGACGSGYSVIDSHVLAGGAVYLTYNSSTGKNCVVTVRNTSGSRVQMCAKVSKAGAAWIQDCGSYTSYAGPVYVTASNACIDWGGSIGNSSFYEFGTHCG, encoded by the coding sequence ATGCCTCGCTTCTGGATCCTCAACGCGTTCCTGCTCAGCACGCTCGTCGCCTGCGGCGGTCCAGAGGATGACCGCTCGAATGTCATTGGGAACGGCAACGCCACGGAGGAAGTGGAGGCCGAGGACTCCTACAGCGCACTCGCCTACAACGGAGCCTGTGGTTCCGGTTATAGCGTGATCGACTCACACGTGCTGGCCGGTGGTGCGGTCTACCTGACCTACAACAGCAGCACGGGGAAGAACTGTGTCGTCACCGTCCGGAACACGTCGGGCAGCCGAGTCCAGATGTGCGCCAAGGTGTCGAAGGCGGGGGCGGCGTGGATCCAAGATTGCGGCTCGTATACCTCCTACGCGGGCCCAGTGTATGTGACTGCTTCCAATGCTTGTATTGATTGGGGCGGCTCGATCGGCAATTCGTCTTTTTATGAGTTCGGCACGCACTGTGGTTGA
- a CDS encoding sigma-54-dependent Fis family transcriptional regulator, whose amino-acid sequence MSNGLSAMHSPDECRLEHGACHSAFPSKTQWFRSFAAVGSQELEFLPSKAIKRAGRFDGGRHMNEKNKTSDPFGSDSTTTATRSSLSVTQNAIQVPAPPLRSAGAPHPVSESRREPKAIRVQREGIDDLIVPLYPDRSYVFGRAPESTVVFPFDSVSRQHGRLAFREDHQWVYRDLNSKNGSFKEQAAAQAEGDARAPLTQMGPSHDWVLEAGDVILLGNGESRLSLLSEVPHGLIAGPRPSKVSSLASENLEQSINICARHSLPVFLLGDSGTGKTFIAREIHSRSQSEGNFVILNCGRLPQESASLTSELLGHVKGAFTGAAIARVGKFFSANGGTLFLDEVEFLPRIAQDFLIDVLEGTGSLAPLGAPADFRGAPPRFRLISASKVPLQESELRPDLAQRLATGDIIIIPTLEERREDIPNLVQSFIHRLKAEQQYDSELTSDAIDFLQKENWPGQIRELETTVRAVVAREAARQDLEGIKRQKIVVTLGAVKSYLTQRQIVFRRTSVTPPPVNPAGADMPDPLRKRPGDLTEQEIRRSLKTHQGNKTRAAAELGIAVNTLKSRMKAFGIDP is encoded by the coding sequence GTGAGCAACGGGTTGTCAGCGATGCATTCACCTGACGAATGCCGTCTAGAGCACGGCGCATGCCATTCCGCGTTTCCCTCAAAAACCCAATGGTTTCGGTCATTTGCGGCCGTAGGCTCTCAGGAGCTAGAATTCCTCCCATCAAAGGCCATCAAGCGTGCCGGCAGATTTGATGGGGGGCGACACATGAACGAAAAGAACAAGACCTCAGATCCCTTCGGGAGCGACAGCACAACGACGGCAACGCGCTCCTCACTCAGCGTGACCCAGAACGCCATCCAGGTGCCCGCGCCCCCCCTCCGTTCAGCGGGCGCCCCTCATCCCGTGAGCGAGTCTCGCCGCGAACCCAAAGCGATTCGTGTGCAGCGTGAAGGGATCGATGATCTGATCGTCCCTCTGTATCCTGACCGAAGCTATGTCTTCGGGCGGGCCCCTGAATCCACCGTGGTCTTCCCTTTTGACTCGGTGTCTCGCCAGCACGGGCGCCTTGCCTTCCGGGAGGATCACCAGTGGGTCTATCGAGACCTGAACTCCAAGAATGGCAGTTTCAAGGAACAGGCAGCGGCTCAAGCCGAGGGCGACGCGCGCGCGCCCCTGACTCAAATGGGCCCCTCTCACGATTGGGTGCTCGAAGCGGGTGATGTGATCCTTCTCGGCAACGGAGAAAGCCGTCTTTCGCTCCTCTCCGAAGTGCCGCACGGGTTGATCGCGGGCCCTCGCCCTTCGAAGGTCAGTTCTCTCGCGAGCGAGAATCTTGAACAGTCCATCAACATTTGTGCCCGGCATTCCCTCCCCGTCTTTCTGCTCGGAGATTCAGGGACAGGCAAGACGTTCATTGCACGGGAAATCCACAGCCGGAGTCAGTCCGAAGGCAACTTCGTCATCCTCAACTGCGGCCGGTTGCCTCAAGAGTCCGCTTCGCTCACCAGCGAGTTGCTGGGGCATGTGAAGGGCGCGTTCACCGGTGCGGCCATCGCGCGGGTGGGCAAGTTCTTCAGCGCCAATGGCGGCACGCTCTTCCTCGATGAAGTGGAGTTCCTGCCGCGCATCGCCCAAGACTTTCTCATCGACGTCTTGGAAGGGACTGGGAGCTTGGCGCCCCTGGGCGCTCCAGCGGACTTCCGGGGAGCGCCGCCCCGGTTCCGGCTGATCTCCGCGTCCAAGGTGCCCCTGCAAGAGTCCGAACTGCGGCCTGACCTCGCACAGCGCCTGGCCACGGGCGACATCATCATCATCCCGACGCTCGAGGAGCGCCGCGAGGACATTCCGAACCTGGTGCAGTCCTTCATTCATCGCCTCAAGGCCGAGCAGCAATACGACTCGGAACTCACCAGCGACGCCATCGACTTTCTCCAGAAGGAGAATTGGCCAGGACAGATTCGAGAGTTGGAAACGACCGTGCGCGCGGTGGTTGCCCGGGAGGCGGCGAGGCAAGACCTGGAGGGAATCAAGCGTCAAAAGATCGTCGTCACCTTGGGGGCAGTGAAGTCCTACCTCACACAACGGCAAATCGTCTTCCGCCGCACCTCGGTCACGCCTCCTCCCGTGAATCCGGCGGGCGCGGACATGCCTGACCCTCTGCGCAAGCGTCCCGGAGACCTGACCGAGCAGGAGATCCGGCGGTCCCTGAAAACGCATCAAGGCAATAAGACACGTGCTGCCGCTGAATTGGGAATCGCTGTCAATACGCTCAAGAGCCGGATGAAGGCCTTCGGTATTGACCCGTAA
- a CDS encoding serine/threonine-protein kinase yields the protein MGPERVVGRIGETGFLEMDPASLPMGTQVERWRVVGFRGRGAYGTVYRAERVGYEEAGPVALKLALHPRDPRFEREVALLSRLRHPNVPALQAHGVWTLGGRLHPFLVMQWVEGTPLYDWSSARNPTSRQVTRLLAQLARAVEAVHAAGGVHRDVKGDNMLVRPGDGRAFLVDFGSSLTEGAAPLTLHSFPPGTVAYRSPEAWRFALSHRSPERYVSRPADDVFALGMTAYRLVTDEYPPAVDPRVDKGGLWQVKGPGPGPPLARNPRLEGRLSAIIARMLSVRPQARGTAGELAEELEHLGDEAGPEADQTLFQWETQPISRWSLEDSVKAYVLGHRPGRRPQEGTRAVELQDAAAQANAKRREAKDLSRANATTECVQRSVRFLVWPCLGMACLSGYLLLMLWKDWGKHELAKEPRSLQRDERNAETVDGGSAGLAEAVLTAPMAHSPIDRMRAGLGLDMPKRPFPGQLRPDGSGKCELRGQTAINGGCWLRVAEVEPPCEKAGYEWKGGCYYPVYDMPKIPTSSPP from the coding sequence GTGGGACCTGAGCGCGTTGTGGGCCGGATAGGCGAGACGGGCTTTCTGGAGATGGACCCCGCTTCGCTCCCCATGGGCACGCAGGTGGAGCGCTGGCGGGTGGTGGGCTTTCGAGGCCGGGGGGCCTACGGCACCGTCTACCGCGCCGAGCGGGTGGGGTACGAGGAAGCTGGGCCGGTGGCCCTCAAGCTTGCCCTGCATCCGAGGGATCCGCGCTTCGAGCGGGAGGTGGCGCTGCTCTCGCGCCTCCGGCATCCCAACGTGCCCGCGCTGCAGGCTCACGGCGTGTGGACGCTGGGGGGGCGCCTTCATCCGTTCCTCGTCATGCAGTGGGTCGAGGGAACGCCGCTGTACGACTGGTCCTCGGCGCGCAATCCCACCTCGCGTCAGGTGACGCGGTTGCTCGCGCAACTGGCCCGGGCGGTGGAGGCTGTTCATGCGGCGGGCGGGGTGCACCGGGACGTGAAGGGGGACAACATGTTGGTGCGCCCGGGAGATGGCCGGGCGTTCCTGGTGGACTTCGGCTCCAGCCTCACGGAGGGGGCGGCCCCGCTCACCTTGCACAGCTTTCCGCCCGGCACGGTGGCCTACCGCAGTCCGGAGGCCTGGCGGTTCGCCCTGAGCCACCGTTCGCCCGAACGGTATGTCTCGCGGCCCGCGGATGATGTCTTCGCGCTGGGGATGACGGCGTACCGGTTGGTCACGGACGAGTACCCACCCGCCGTGGACCCGAGGGTGGACAAGGGGGGCCTCTGGCAGGTGAAGGGGCCGGGACCGGGGCCGCCGCTGGCGCGCAACCCGCGCTTGGAGGGACGGCTCAGCGCTATCATCGCGCGCATGCTCTCTGTCCGTCCGCAGGCCCGTGGCACCGCTGGAGAACTGGCCGAGGAGTTGGAGCATTTGGGGGATGAGGCGGGCCCGGAGGCCGATCAGACGCTCTTCCAGTGGGAAACGCAGCCGATCTCGCGATGGTCTCTTGAGGATTCCGTGAAGGCCTATGTGCTCGGCCATCGTCCTGGCCGGAGACCTCAAGAGGGGACACGTGCCGTTGAATTGCAGGACGCCGCTGCCCAAGCCAATGCGAAGCGAAGGGAAGCGAAGGACCTATCCCGTGCCAATGCGACGACGGAGTGCGTTCAGAGATCGGTGCGTTTCTTGGTGTGGCCGTGCTTGGGCATGGCATGTCTTTCAGGATATTTGCTGCTGATGCTGTGGAAGGACTGGGGAAAACACGAGTTGGCAAAAGAGCCGCGTTCACTCCAACGCGATGAGAGAAACGCTGAAACGGTGGACGGAGGCTCTGCCGGTTTAGCTGAGGCAGTGCTTACTGCGCCGATGGCTCATTCGCCGATTGACCGGATGAGGGCAGGTCTCGGGTTGGACATGCCCAAGCGCCCTTTTCCCGGTCAGCTCCGCCCGGATGGCTCTGGGAAATGCGAGTTGAGAGGGCAAACTGCCATCAATGGAGGGTGTTGGCTCCGGGTTGCCGAGGTGGAGCCACCCTGTGAAAAAGCGGGATATGAATGGAAAGGTGGCTGCTATTATCCTGTTTACGACATGCCCAAGATTCCCACGTCGAGCCCGCCATAG
- a CDS encoding Uma2 family endonuclease, with amino-acid sequence MKTCQVGGMLRGMSDGKPSARAVSGEAAPREALPPQAEEVLGGTPVLLPPPGPIQIQTGLRLLEVLCPPGQEKDVGAWVLRRNLPVHLAEDRLVPDLAGWRRERWKEPEAGEGVTLAPDWACEVLSDETESWDRGHKMLAYGLGRVGHVWLVHPGMRTLEVYLFEGFSWSLLDVWEEQGPVKAAPFEALAWDLSALWAG; translated from the coding sequence TTGAAGACGTGCCAGGTAGGGGGCATGCTGCGCGGCATGTCCGATGGCAAGCCGTCAGCGCGAGCAGTATCCGGGGAGGCCGCCCCACGCGAAGCCCTCCCCCCGCAGGCAGAGGAAGTGCTGGGAGGGACCCCGGTGCTCCTGCCGCCCCCAGGGCCGATTCAAATCCAGACGGGGCTCCGGCTCCTCGAAGTGCTCTGCCCTCCCGGGCAGGAAAAAGACGTGGGGGCGTGGGTGCTGCGGAGGAACCTGCCCGTGCACCTCGCCGAGGACCGTCTGGTCCCCGACCTCGCGGGTTGGCGCCGTGAGCGATGGAAGGAGCCTGAAGCGGGGGAGGGGGTGACGCTCGCGCCGGACTGGGCTTGTGAGGTGCTCTCCGACGAGACGGAGTCCTGGGACCGGGGACACAAGATGCTGGCCTACGGCTTGGGGCGGGTGGGCCACGTGTGGCTGGTGCACCCGGGGATGCGGACGCTGGAGGTCTACCTCTTCGAGGGGTTCTCCTGGTCGCTGCTCGACGTGTGGGAGGAGCAAGGCCCGGTGAAGGCGGCGCCCTTCGAGGCGCTGGCGTGGGACCTGAGCGCGTTGTGGGCCGGATAG
- a CDS encoding PspC domain-containing protein has translation METARRCADCQMELVGDGARCSACNAWQPGAEPIHRGGEGWKLFGVCRAVARRLGMDVALVRVLFLIALMFTGGSALLVYFVLWAFTPPSVLGKSPAQRVMNALSPPPDARSNGPRVERRV, from the coding sequence ATGGAGACGGCGAGACGCTGCGCGGACTGTCAGATGGAACTGGTGGGCGATGGGGCTCGGTGCTCGGCCTGCAATGCTTGGCAGCCCGGCGCGGAGCCCATCCACCGGGGCGGCGAGGGCTGGAAGCTGTTCGGAGTCTGCCGGGCGGTGGCGCGCCGCTTGGGGATGGACGTGGCCCTGGTGCGGGTGCTGTTCCTGATCGCCCTGATGTTCACCGGCGGGTCGGCGCTGCTGGTGTACTTCGTGCTGTGGGCCTTCACGCCTCCGTCGGTGCTCGGCAAGAGTCCCGCGCAGCGGGTGATGAACGCCCTCAGTCCCCCGCCAGACGCCCGCTCCAATGGGCCGCGCGTCGAGCGCCGGGTCTGA
- the aceB gene encoding malate synthase A, translating into MREPVSSPKPPAFGPGVVLHGAWSPDYAPVLTPEALEFVAKLVRAFGETREVLLAQRQERQRAFQRGERPHFLPETKAIREGDWKAAPLPKDLLDRRVEITGPVDRKMIINALNSGANVFMADFEDSNSPTWDNVVRGQLNLMDAVRGTITYTAENGKHYALHEKPAVLFVRPRGWHLPERHLEVDGKPVPGSLFDFGLFFFHNAKAQLARGTGPYFYLPKLESHREARLWNDVFLLAQRELGLPTGTLKATVLIETLPAAFEMEEILYELREHSAGLNCGRWDYIFSFIKKLQADPAFLLPDRGQVTMDKAFLDAYSRRLIQTCHRRGVHAMGGMAAFIPIKGDAAANEAVLAKVRADKLREVKNGHDGTWVAHPGLVSVAREVFDAHMKGPNQLGTLRQDVKVGEAELLAVPSGTRTEEGLRHNIRVGVQYMAAWMGGSGCVPLYNLMEDAATAEISRAQVWQWIHHGATLEDGRKLTPELFRQVYAEEMARLEKAGALADSGPAAQARELFERLSTAPTFEDFLTLPAYEALSPRS; encoded by the coding sequence ATGCGCGAGCCTGTGTCCTCTCCCAAGCCGCCTGCCTTCGGTCCCGGAGTGGTGTTGCATGGGGCCTGGTCCCCTGACTACGCCCCCGTGTTGACCCCGGAAGCACTGGAATTCGTGGCCAAGCTCGTCCGGGCCTTCGGGGAGACGCGTGAGGTCCTGCTGGCCCAGCGCCAGGAGCGCCAACGGGCCTTTCAGCGGGGCGAGCGGCCCCACTTCCTCCCCGAGACGAAGGCCATCCGTGAGGGGGACTGGAAAGCCGCCCCCCTGCCCAAGGATCTCTTGGACCGGCGCGTGGAGATCACCGGCCCGGTGGACCGGAAGATGATCATCAACGCGCTCAACTCGGGCGCCAACGTCTTCATGGCGGACTTCGAGGACTCGAACAGCCCCACCTGGGACAACGTGGTGCGCGGCCAGCTCAACCTGATGGACGCCGTGCGCGGCACCATCACCTATACGGCCGAAAACGGAAAGCACTACGCCCTGCACGAGAAGCCCGCCGTGCTCTTCGTCCGCCCGCGCGGCTGGCACCTCCCGGAGCGCCACCTCGAGGTGGACGGCAAGCCCGTGCCCGGCTCCCTGTTCGACTTCGGCCTCTTCTTCTTCCACAACGCGAAGGCGCAGCTCGCGCGCGGCACCGGCCCCTACTTCTACCTGCCCAAGCTGGAGAGCCACCGGGAGGCCCGGCTGTGGAATGACGTGTTCCTCCTGGCGCAGCGGGAGCTGGGGCTGCCCACCGGCACCCTCAAGGCCACGGTGCTCATCGAGACGCTGCCGGCGGCCTTCGAGATGGAGGAGATCCTCTACGAGCTGCGCGAGCACTCGGCCGGGCTCAACTGCGGCCGCTGGGACTACATCTTCAGCTTCATCAAGAAGCTCCAGGCGGACCCGGCCTTCCTGCTGCCCGACCGGGGGCAGGTGACCATGGACAAGGCGTTCCTGGATGCCTACTCGCGCCGGCTCATCCAGACGTGCCACCGCCGGGGGGTCCACGCCATGGGCGGCATGGCGGCGTTCATCCCCATCAAGGGGGATGCGGCCGCCAACGAGGCGGTGCTCGCCAAGGTGCGCGCCGACAAGCTGCGCGAGGTGAAGAACGGCCACGACGGCACGTGGGTGGCCCACCCGGGCCTGGTGTCCGTGGCGCGCGAGGTGTTCGACGCGCACATGAAGGGGCCGAACCAGCTCGGCACCCTGCGCCAGGATGTGAAGGTGGGCGAGGCGGAGCTGCTCGCCGTCCCCTCGGGCACCCGCACCGAGGAGGGGCTGCGCCACAACATCCGCGTGGGCGTGCAGTACATGGCCGCCTGGATGGGCGGCTCGGGCTGCGTGCCGCTCTACAACCTCATGGAGGACGCGGCCACGGCGGAGATCTCCCGCGCGCAGGTGTGGCAGTGGATCCACCACGGCGCCACGCTGGAGGATGGGCGCAAGCTCACCCCGGAGCTGTTCCGGCAGGTGTACGCCGAGGAGATGGCCCGCCTGGAGAAGGCGGGCGCCCTGGCGGACAGCGGCCCCGCGGCGCAGGCGCGTGAGCTTTTCGAGCGGCTGTCCACCGCGCCCACCTTCGAGGACTTCCTCACCCTGCCGGCCTACGAGGCCCTGAGCCCTCGGTCCTGA